The following coding sequences lie in one Arachis ipaensis cultivar K30076 chromosome B05, Araip1.1, whole genome shotgun sequence genomic window:
- the LOC107641718 gene encoding uncharacterized protein LOC107641718 isoform X1, translated as MVRRRCVSTLLAGWVVAACPLSAQWSLMLLSWPSLLLHSSPWAVVLSPLSPRAWVVAALAGDASPRRLWVVMLLANSTITTSTLATMSKLLIYRSSMMKSLDIPKGVRRVLFRTLNTDKQVVEVAM; from the exons ATGGTGCGCCGTCGCTGCGTCTCCACTCTCCTCGCCGGGTGGGTCGTCGCTGCTTGTCCTCTCTCCGCGCAGTGGTCGTTGATGCTTCTCTCCTGGCCGTCGCTTCTTCTCCACTCCTCGCCGTGGGCCGTTGTTTTGTCTCCCCTCTCGCCGCGCGCGTGGGTCGTCGCTGCCCTGGCCGGCGATGCTTCTCCTCGTCGTTTGTGGGTTGTCATGCTCCTGGCCAATTCTACGATAACTACTTCGACGCTGGCTACAATGTCGAAACTCTTGATTTACAGGTCCTCAATG ATGAAGTCTTTAGATATCCCCAAAGGTGTTCGCCGTGTGCTATTCAGAACCTTAAATACTGACAAGCAAGTTGTAGAAGTTGCAATGTAG
- the LOC107641718 gene encoding uncharacterized protein LOC107641718 isoform X2: MVRRRCVSTLLAGWVVAACPLSAQWSLMLLSWPSLLLHSSPWAVVLSPLSPRAWVVAALAGDASPRRLWVVMLLANSTITTSTLATMSKLLIYRLSKSYVIAYGLKRAIGEVNLPQNK, encoded by the exons ATGGTGCGCCGTCGCTGCGTCTCCACTCTCCTCGCCGGGTGGGTCGTCGCTGCTTGTCCTCTCTCCGCGCAGTGGTCGTTGATGCTTCTCTCCTGGCCGTCGCTTCTTCTCCACTCCTCGCCGTGGGCCGTTGTTTTGTCTCCCCTCTCGCCGCGCGCGTGGGTCGTCGCTGCCCTGGCCGGCGATGCTTCTCCTCGTCGTTTGTGGGTTGTCATGCTCCTGGCCAATTCTACGATAACTACTTCGACGCTGGCTACAATGTCGAAACTCTTGATTTACAG ACTAAGCAAATCTTATGTCATAGCATATGGTTTGAAAAGAGCAATAGGTGAGGTAAACCTTccccaaaataaataa
- the LOC110262757 gene encoding uncharacterized protein LOC110262757, protein MGERGKTTRDGAGTSMAVRNCHLPPPLLGFAAGAPLKGRPFSHAEQERQRDLKVCWEPKHRAWPPIASPAPPRSELPPSEKGSGRQEWFCDSRDHRRSFWLLLPSPEKFAVDPPEFLAVAGAVAAAGSKSELLRVVIPCCDGCCERDWELRF, encoded by the exons ATGGGAGAGAGGGGGAAGACCACCCGCGACGGTGCTGGAACTTCCATGGCCGTCAGAAACTGCCACCTACCTCCGCCACTGCTAGGGTTCGCCGCCGGTGCGCCGTTGAAAGGAAGGCCGTTCAGTCACGCCGAGCAGGAGAGACAGAGAGATCTGAAGGTGTGCTGGGAACCCAAACACCGTGCCTGGCCCCCGATCGCATCACCGGCGCCGCCTCGGTCGGAACTGCCGCCATCAGAAAAGGGTTCTGGTCGCCAGGAGTGGTTCTGCGACTCCCGGGACcaccgccggagcttctggctactcctgccgtcgccggaaaagtttgccg TTGATCCACCGGAGTTTCTGGCCGTCGCCGGAGCTGTTGCTGCCGCCGGTTCGAAATCGGAACTGCTTCGTGTTGTTattccg TGTTGCGATGGTTGTTGTGAACgtgactgggagctgaggttttag
- the LOC107643090 gene encoding uncharacterized protein LOC107643090, giving the protein MLSDCYLHCKTSTMKDSSEKLIWDQKSAPQTRASPTAKMMVWTILFVSLTYVLYTFKLVSTSTTCSHGPFSINRISSSPSPSNATVHSPIGSSSPTNLRHVVFGIAASSKLWEHRKNYIKLWYKPKLMRGVVWLDDRVKTHRKEGLPPVKISTDTSNFPYTNKLGHRSALRISRIVTETLRLGLKDVRWFVMGDDDTVFVTENLLRILRKYDHNQYYYIGSLSESHLQNIFFSYGMAYGGGGFAISYPLAKALQKMQDRCIKRYPALYGSDDRMQACMAELGVPLTKEIGFHQYDVYGNLFGLLAAHPVTPLVSLHHLDVVEPIFPNATRVEALKRLTIPMKLDSAALIQQSICYDKNSRWTVSVSWGFAVQIFRGMFSAREMEMPSRTFLNWYRRADYTAYAFNTRPVSRNPCQKPFVFYFSKATFNSTQQLTLTRYERHRVPHPECRWRMPDPSAIDNVIVYKKPDPHLWDRAPRRNCCRVIKSNHQGTMVIDVGVCKSGEVTEI; this is encoded by the exons atgctCAGTGATTGTTATCTTCATTGCAAGACAAGCACAATGAAGGATTCATCAGAAAAGCTGATTTGGGATCAGAAAAGCGCACCACAGACACGAGCCTCTCCCACAGCAAAGATGATGGTGTGGACCATCCTCTTCGTTTCCCTCACCTACGTTCTCTACACCTTCAAGCTCGTAAGCACCTCCACCACCTGCAGCCACGGTCCATTCTCCATCAACCGCATCTCCTCTTCTCCGTCTCCCTCCAATGCCACTGTCCATTCCCCCATCGGCTCATCCTCCCCCACCAACCTTCGCCACGTCGTGTTCGGAATCGCCGCCTCCTCCAAGCTCTGGGAGCATCGCAAGAACTACATCAAGCTGTGGTACAAGCCCAAGTTGATGAGAGGGGTGGTCTGGCTCGACGACCGAGTCAAGACCCACCGCAAAGAAGGCCTACCGCCGGTGAAGATCTCCACCGACACCTCCAACTTCCCTTACACCAACAAGCTGGGCCACCGCTCCGCCCTCCGAATATCGCGGATCGTGACGGAGACTCTCCGCCTGGGCCTGAAGGACGTCCGGTGGTTCGTGATGGGGGACGACGACACCGTCTTCGTCACGGAGAACCTTCTCAGAATTCTTCGGAAATACGACCACAACCAATACTATTACATCGGTAGCTTGTCGGAGAGCCACTTGCAGAACATATTCTTCTCTTACGGCATGGCGTACGGCGGCGGCGGCTTCGCCATCAGCTACCCTCTTGCGAAGGCTCTGCAGAAGATGCAAGACCGATGCATTAAACGTTACCCTGCTCTGTACGGCTCAGATGACAGAATGCAAGCTTGTATGGCGGAACTCGGTGTTCCACTCACAAAAGAAATCGGTTTTCATCAATACGATGTGTATGGGAACCTCTTCGGGCTTCTTGCCGCACACCCTGTGACGCCATTGGTATCACTCCACCACCTGGACGTTGTTGAGCCAATATTCCCCAACGCCACTCGGGTGGAAGCTCTGAAACGCCTCACCATTCCCATGAAGCTTGATTCCGCCGCCCTCATCCAGCAATCCATCTGCTACGACAAGAACAGCCGCTGGACTGTTTCCGTTTCTTGGGGGTTCGCCGTTCAGATATTCCGCGGCATGTTCTCCGCACGCGAGATGGAGATGCCTTCTAGAACCTTCTTGAATTGGTATAGGAGGGCGGACTACACTGCCTATGCTTTCAACACGCGTCCCGTTAGCAGAAACCCGTGTCAGAAGCCATTTGTTTTCTATTTCTCCAAAGCCACATTCAATTCCACACAGCAACTCACTCTCACTCGCTACGAAAGACACCGTGTCCCTCATCCTGAGTGCCGCTGGAGGATGCCTGACCCTTCTGCTATCGACAATGTCATCGTCTACAAGAAACCGGACCCCCATCTTTGGGATAGA GCGCCTAGGAGAAACTGTTGCAGGGTCATCAAGTCCAACCACCAAGGAACAATGGTCATTGATGTGGGTGTATGCAAGAGCGGTGAGGTTACCGAAATTTAA
- the LOC107641718 gene encoding uncharacterized protein LOC107641718 isoform X3, which produces MVRRRCVSTLLAGWVVAACPLSAQWSLMLLSWPSLLLHSSPWAVVLSPLSPRAWVVAALAGDASPRRLWVVMLLANSTITTSTLATMSKLLIYRSSMTKQILCHSIWFEKSNR; this is translated from the exons ATGGTGCGCCGTCGCTGCGTCTCCACTCTCCTCGCCGGGTGGGTCGTCGCTGCTTGTCCTCTCTCCGCGCAGTGGTCGTTGATGCTTCTCTCCTGGCCGTCGCTTCTTCTCCACTCCTCGCCGTGGGCCGTTGTTTTGTCTCCCCTCTCGCCGCGCGCGTGGGTCGTCGCTGCCCTGGCCGGCGATGCTTCTCCTCGTCGTTTGTGGGTTGTCATGCTCCTGGCCAATTCTACGATAACTACTTCGACGCTGGCTACAATGTCGAAACTCTTGATTTACAGGTCCTCAATG ACTAAGCAAATCTTATGTCATAGCATATGGTTTGAAAAGAGCAATAGGTGA